In Canis aureus isolate CA01 chromosome 12, VMU_Caureus_v.1.0, whole genome shotgun sequence, a genomic segment contains:
- the TP53I3 gene encoding quinone oxidoreductase PIG3, translated as MLAVHFDEPGGPENLYLKEVAKPSPVEGEVLLKVAASALNRADLLQRQGQYAPPPGASSILGLEASGHIAELGPACQGHWKIGDPAMVLLPGGGQAQYVTVPEELLMPIPAGLTLSQAAAIPEAWLTAFQLLHLLGNVQAGDSVLIHAGASGVGTAAIQLARMAGAIPLVTAGSQHKLQMAEKLGAAAGFNYKEEDFSEATLKFTKGAGVNLILDCIGGSYWEKNVNCLALDGRWILYGLMGGTDISGPLFSKLLFKRGSLITTLLRSRDKKYKQTLVEAFTEHILPHFSTESPQRLLPVLDRVYPVTAIQEAHAYMESNQNVGKIVLQLPR; from the exons ATGTTAGCTGTGCACTTCGACGAGCCGGGAGGACCCGAAAACCTTTACTTGAAGGAGGTGGCCAAGCCCAGCCCAGTAGAGGGCGAAGTCCTCCTGAAGGTGGCGGCCAGCGCCCTGAACCGTGCCGATTTACTTCAG AGACAAGGCCAATatgccccacccccaggagccAGCAGCATTTTAGGACTGGAAGCATCTGGACACATAGCAGAGCTGGGGCCTGCCTGCCAGGGGCACTGGAAGATTGGGGACCCAGCCATGGTTCTGCTGCCCGGCGGGGGACAGGCTCAATATGTCACTGTCCCTGAAGAGCTCCTCATGCCCATCCCAGCGGGACTGACCCTATCCCAGGCTGCAGCCATCCCAGAGGCCTGGCTTACCGCCTTCCAGCTATTACATCTCTTGG GAAACGTTCAGGCTGGAGACTCTGTGCTAATCCATGCCGGAGCAAGTGGTGTGGGCACAGCTGCCATCCAACTGGCCCGGATGGCTGGAGCTATTCCTCTAGTCACAGCTGGCTCCCAGCACAAGCTTCAGATGGCAGAAAAGCTTGGAGCAGCTGCTGGATTCAATTACAAAGAAGAGGATTTTTCTGAAGCAACACTGAAATTCACCAAAG GTGCTGGAGTCAACCTTATTCTAGACTGCATAGGTGGATCCTACTGGGAGAAAAACGTCAACTGCCTGGCTCTTGATGGTCGCTGGATTCTCTATGGCCTGATGGGAGGAACGGACATCAGTGGACCTCTATTTTCAAAGCTACTTTTTAAACGAGGAAGTCTGATCACCACTCTGCTGAGATCCAGGGACAAAAAG TACAAGCAGACGCTGGTGGAGGCTTTCACAGAACACATCCTGCCCCACTTCTCCACGGAGAGCCCCCAACGTCTACTGCCGGTGCTGGACAGGGTGTACCCCGTGACTGCAATCCAGGAGGCCCACGCGTACATGGAGAGCAACCAGAACGTGGGCAAGATCGTCCTGCAGCTGCCTCGGTGA